A genomic segment from Cygnus atratus isolate AKBS03 ecotype Queensland, Australia chromosome 9, CAtr_DNAZoo_HiC_assembly, whole genome shotgun sequence encodes:
- the LOC118247162 gene encoding galactose-3-O-sulfotransferase 2-like — MEKLQPSRNCPCKLERALQQTTDHSQEGPNYVLHAPGLPRKEDRPHRQKKAMLEPTSTKNMQDIFQMHLYLGQVTPQESTLDRQEGHWTWQPAESSKKTKAYFSPPRLKMHLPSPRKAARGGTSPGLSGSPSTAPGDAVDGGGSSKGVIFANGVIAEEHEGTTSPQTSQVTLQSQPQPQPHSLGFPGQLWESSLKHTVLSSSQVPQADDIYRTDLERGLLPSWTEVSTDNEIALGGIPQVEGGFSQEMCEPKTNIVFLKVHKSASSTVMNILFRFGEMRNLSFAFPLKGGHQLFYPQHFMARFVQGFSPGKPPHFNILCHHMRFLQPEVQKVVPSTAIYFSILRNPVQLMESSFVYYKGTSAFSRARSLEEFLSQPYRYYNPTASDSHYARNLMTFDFGFNPDGEVSAKRVHLMLKAIEASFDLLLISEYFDESMVLLKETLCWDLDSVVSFPLNSRDSSTRSPLSGAIVEKIKDWNKLDWEIYTHFNRTFWERIDRDIGRERMRREVKVLRERQAELAKTCLQGMGSVGPKDIKDSSLRPLQHGNAKILGYNLKQGLDKETETMCRRLVTPELQYSSALYKKQFPQKSPQKPPQLVPSQRGMQQGSILRHRLEGTQN; from the exons ATGGAGAAGCTGCAGCCTTCCAG AAACTGCCCGTGCAAGCTGGAGCGCGCTCTGCAGCAGACCACAGACCACAGCCAGGAGGGCCCTAACTACGTCCTCCATGCCCCTGGCCTGCCAAGGAAGGAGGATCGCCCTCACAGGCAGAAGAAGGCCATGCTGGAACCCACTTCCACTAAGAACATGCAAGACATTTTCCAGATGCACTTGTACTTGGGGCAGGTGACGCCGCAGGAGAGCACTCTGGACAGACAAGAAGGGCACTGGACATGGCAGCCTGCGGAGAGCAGCAAGAAGACGAAAGCCTACTTTTCACCCCCAAGGCTGAAAAtgcacctccccagccccagaaAAGCTGCCAGAGGGGGAACATCCCCAGGTCTTTCTGGGAGTCCCTCCACAGCTCCAGGAGATGCTGTTGATGGTGGCGGCAGCAGCAAAGGGGTTATCTTTGCCAATGGCGTCATCGCAGAGGAGCACGAGGGAACTACGTCACCTCAGACATCGCAAGTGACATTGCAGAGCCAGCCTCAGCCTCAGCCTCATTCCTTGGGTTTCCCTGGCCAACTGTGGGAAAGCTCACTTAAGCACACTGTGCTAAGTTCATCTCAAGTCCCGCAGGCAGATGACATTTACAGGACAGACCTGGAGAGAGGATTGCTCCCCAGCTGGACAGAAGTCTCCACAGATAATGAGATAGCCCTCGGGGGCATCCCGCAGGTGGAAGGAGGCTTCTCTCAGGAGATGTGCGAACCCAAGACCAACATCGTCTTCCTGAAAGTCCACAAGAGTGCCAGCAGCACCGTCATGAACATCCTCTTCCGCTTTGGTGAGATGCGCAACCTCTCCTTTGCCTTCCCCCTGAAGGGTGGCCACCAGCTCTTCTACCCGCAGCACTTCATGGCGAGGTTCGTGCAGGGCTTCTCCCCAGGGAAGCCTCCCCACTTCAACATCCTCTGCCACCACATGCgcttcctgcagccagag gTGCAGAAAGTGGTGCCCAGCACGGCCATCTACTTCTCCATCCTGAGGAACCCTGTGCAGCTCATGGAGTCTTCCTTCGTGTACTACAAGGGCACATCGGCGTTCTCCCGTGCCCGCAGCCTGGAGGAGTTCCTCAGCCAGCCCTACCGCTACTACAACCCCACAGCCAGCGACAGCCACTACGCCAGGAACCTCATGACCTTCGACTTCGGCTTCAACCCTGATGGAGAGGTCTCAGCCAAGCGGGTGCACCTCATGCTGAAGGCCATCGAGGCGTCCTTCGACTTGCTCCTCATCTCCGAGTACTTTGACGAGTCCATGGTGCTGCTGAAGGAGACACTGTGCTGGGACCTGGACAGCGTTGTGTCCTTCCCGCTCaacagcagggacagcagcaccAGGTCCCCGCTCTCGGGAGCCATTGTGGAGAAGATAAAGGACTGGAACAAGCTGGACTGGGAAATCTACACCCACTTCAACAGGACCTTCTGGGAAAGGATCGACCGAGACATCGGAAGGGAGCGCATGCGGCGGGAGGTGAAGGTGCTTCGGGAGAGGCAGGCGGAGCTGGCGAAGACCTGCCTGCAAGGGATGGGCAGCGTGGGCCCTAAGGACATCAAGGACTCTTCCCTGCGGCCGCTGCAGCATGGCAATGCCAAAATCCTGGGCTACAACCTCAAGCAGGGCTTGGACAAGGAGACAGAGACCATGTGCCGGCGGCTGGTGACCCCGGAGCTTCAGTACAGCAGCGCTCTCTACAAGAAGCAGTTTCCCCAGAAGTCCCCCCAGAAGCCCCCCCAGCTCGTCCCTTCTCAGCGGGgcatgcagcagggcagcatcCTGCGGCACAGGCTGGAGGGCACCCAAAACTGA
- the LOC118247147 gene encoding aquaporin-12-like, which produces MAGLNVSIAFFLLVVSTCEMLRRLSKRLLSPGAYCCLAGELTGSLQLCSSCLELRMLLEIGPWGGGFGPDVVFTLLFLLFMVHAASLDGASANPTVSLQEFLLLESGPTATAAKLLAQGVGVGTGWAITKLYWSWELTQLHLIQNLIASECNSSIRTSLYHGAFVEGACSFLFHLVLLRLRRSRAAYRAPALAATVTFLTYAAVMTTGAFFNPALAVATTFACAGSSLQDYVQVYWLGPLAGMLAAILLHQGNIPRLFQKNLLYGQKSKYKIPKARLAHTEGGEERRKGKGEKSDPVPRA; this is translated from the exons ATGGCTGGCCTGAACGTTTCCATCGCCTTTTTTCTCCTGGTTGTCAGCACGTGCGAGATGCTCAGGCGGCTTTCCAAGAGGCTGCTGTCTCCTGGGGCGTACTGCTGCCTTGCTGGAGAGCTGACTGGGTCGCTGCAGCTCTGCTCGAGCTGCCTGGAGCTGAGGATGCTGCTAGAGATTGGCCCGTGGGGTGGCGGCTTTGGCCCTGATGTGGTCTTCACactgctctttctcctcttcatgGTTCACGCCGCTTCCTTGGATGGAGCATCTGCCAACCCCACTGTCTCTCTCCAGGAGTTCCTGCTCCTCGAATCCGGCcccacagccactgctgccaAGCTGCTGGCCCAGGGTGTGGGcgtggggacaggctgggccATCACCAAGCTCTACTGGTCCTGGGAGCTGACCCAGCTCCACCTCATCCAGAACCTGATCGCATCCGAGTGCAACTCCTCCATTCGCACCTCGCTCTACCACGGGGCCTTCGTGGAGGGTGcctgctctttcctcttccaccTTGTGCTTCTCAGGTTGCGGCGGAGCCGCGCAGCGTACCGGGCGCCCGCCCTGGCAGCCACTGTCACCTTCCTGACTTATGCAG CTGTGATGACCACAGGGGCTTTCTTCAACCCCGCCCTGGCCGTGGCCACCACTTTTGCCTGCGCAGGGAGCAGCCTGCAGGACTACGTCCAGGTGTACTGGCTGGGGCCCCTCGCAG GGATGCTCGCTGCCATCTTGCTGCACCAAGGCAACATCCCAAGACTCTTCCAAAAAAACCTGCTTTACGGCCAGAAGAGCAAATACAAGATACCCAAGGCAAGGCTGGCACACACGGAGGGTGGAGAAGAGCGGCGGAAGGGGAAAGGCGAGAAGAGCGACCCTGTGCCTCGTGCCTGA